The following coding sequences are from one Helicoverpa zea isolate HzStark_Cry1AcR chromosome 4, ilHelZeax1.1, whole genome shotgun sequence window:
- the LOC124630125 gene encoding uncharacterized protein LOC124630125, producing the protein MGIFCQINLFKPPDGAFYSGEAVSGMIKYGLDEPMEIDRITVSLKGAGDLKMTERTNKRNRRHTFGASEVYVDTDEVMQEGKIKVPAGSYELLFNFRLPQNVPPSIEYNKHIPRYAVSCKIKYYVRIKFDRPGWFTFAKHFRKEITVASTIKPRLSMEPVMYGQRSTLIQLFKSKPSTVIMKANVLNSVIPNGGKVTIESEIQNDTNISIKTVEIKMMEMYTFKATGHTDVKVYEDVPSCECKTAPIRAGATQNLPVDIVVPSDRVSLDNSKIVSRDYIVRITSVLPLPHRNVVLDIPVQIGDNVQRQEVVDLPPSYWEAMGEVDKDDDESDGEAAGDGKKCGKKEAKP; encoded by the coding sequence ATGGGAATATTTTGCCAAATAAACTTGTTCAAACCACCTGATGGTGCATTTTATAGTGGAGAAGCCGTTAGTGGTATGATAAAGTATGGGCTCGATGAACCAATGGAAATCGACAGGATCACCGTATCTTTAAAAGGAGCGGGCGATTTGAAGATGACGGAGAggacaaataaaagaaacaggCGACATACATTCGGCGCTAGTGAAGTGTATGTTGACACTGACGAAGTCATGCAAGAAGGCAAAATCAAAGTTCCAGCGGGATCTTACGAACTGCTCTTCAATTTTAGACTACCCCAAAACGTGCCCCCATCGATTGAATACAACAAACACATACCACGATATGCAGTCAGCTGCAAGATAAAGTACTACGTTCGAATAAAATTTGATAGACCTGGCTGGTTTACATTTGCCAAACATTTCCGTAAGGAGATCACTGTTGCGTCTACCATAAAGCCCAGACTGTCCATGGAACCGGTCATGTATGGACAAAGAAGCACACTAATCCAACTATTCAAAAGCAAACCTAGCACTGTAATCATGAAAGCAAATGTTCTCAATTCTGTCATACCCAATGGAGGAAAAGTCACAATCGAGTCTGAGATCCAAAATGACACAAATATAAGTATCAAAACTGTTGAGATTAAAATGATGGAAATGTACACTTTTAAAGCGACTGGACATACTGACGTAAAGGTGTACGAAGATGTTCCTAGCTGTGAATGTAAAACTGCACCAATAAGAGCTGGAGCTACTCAAAATTTGCCGGTAGATATCGTTGTTCCTTCAGATAGAGTGTCTTTAGATAACTCTAAGATTGTGTCAAGAGATTACATAGTCAGAATAACATCTGTTCTCCCGTTGCCTCATAGAAATGTCGTGTTGGATATACCAGTGCAAATAGGAGATAACGTCCAGAGGCAGGAGGTGGTTGATCTTCCTCCATCCTACTGGGAGGCGATGGGTGAGGTTGACAAAGATGATGACGAAAGTGATGGCGAAGCAGCTGGTGATGGAAAGAAGTGTGGTAAAAAGGAAGCAAAACCTTAA
- the LOC124629842 gene encoding uncharacterized protein LOC124629842 yields MGVKCEILMSNAKGVYRPGQSVDGVVKYTVTEPMEVTSVTLSMIGRGLCCWAPLISYVGTLYTGTEDFVNHCSILQQARGNETVFIQPGIYEQPFSFMLPNGIPSSYKDIRCFIAYFIQLKFGKTNTNLLSFSKKFIAEFRVQGDRKPLLQNNVTCQLAKNFLMQNKGVNFVAHIAKPIVNAGEDIVIALNINNEAEVDILAIKTEIIKYVTYKSDCDHEKKRSKVVNATEIKYDTKKDETQLIVPTTPELQSIYSNIFIKEYKVRVTLKFPFPHTEASLELPVVIVANNNDVDVDLDDQPPPYWQVMNEKKGEGLD; encoded by the coding sequence ATGGGAGTGAAATGTGAAATTTTGATGAGCAACGCCAAAGGTGTATACAGACCCGGTCAATCTGTTGATGGTGTAGTGAAGTATACTGTGACGGAACCAATGGAAGTCACAAGTGTTACTCTTTCTATGATTGGCAGAGGATTATGCTGTTGGGCACCTCTTATATCTTATGTGGGAACTTTGTACACTGGTACTGAAGATTTTGTGAACCATTGCTCGATTTTACAGCAAGCAAGAGGAAACGAAACTGTGTTCATTCAACCAGGAATTTATGAACAGCCGTTCAGTTTCATGTTACCGAATGGAATACCATCTTCTTACAAAGACATCAGATGTTTCATAGCATACTTCATACAACTAAAATTTGGGAAAACTAACACGAATCTTTTGAGTTTTTCCAAGAAGTTTATCGCAGAATTTCGAGTTCAAGGTGATCGGAAACCATTGctacaaaataatgttacatGCCAATTGGCAAaaaattttttgatgcaaaatAAAGGTGTTAATTTTGTTGCACATATTGCGAAGCCTATAGTGAACGCCGGAGAAGATATAGTAATTgctctaaatataaataatgaagcAGAGGTAGACATACTTGCAATCAAAACAGAAATTATAAAGTACGTAACTTATAAATCAGACTGCGACCATGAAAAGAAGAGATCTAAAGTTGTCAATGcaactgaaattaaatatgaCACTAAGAAAGACGAAACTCAACTTATTGTGCCAACCACACCAGAGTTGCAGTcaatatattcaaatatttttataaaagaatatAAAGTTAGAGTGACTCTTAAATTCCCTTTTCCCCACACGGAAGCTTCTCTTGAGTTACCAGTAGTTATTGTAGCAAACAATAAtgatgttgatgttgacttAGATGACCAACCACCTCCATATTGGCAAgttatgaatgaaaaaaaaggAGAAGGATTAGACTGA
- the LOC124630124 gene encoding arrestin domain-containing protein 17-like, producing the protein MGLLCQILINRTDEGVFRSGQTVTGTLKYYIEKPTRYNSIDISFVGKGRCEWSEGSGKSRTYYSNKEKYFTAQQNLYTPKGDEMLKPGSFEYPFEFIVPYNIPSSFKNSTCTIEYKVIVKFAKRKLFSSGDSFETVIPISGCVSSSLQEPLLFGLRKTLTSFKSKSKVRVNAEIDKVLVAPGENFNLRLTIFNDSNVSLIVITELLTFFTYVSDCGHTMVESVPIEATKSNSTKIKAESKTELVCNVPTLTSMYSIQHTKILIGQYKVRVMVKLPFPHVNAAVAIPVEIGQIGNPPQIVVPPDLENPSTSYGLTEKNYRFKHEENGNDFKNCNEKIKSEYESEKGDENEDSDEDGKTYYEQFDLEYTNDEELIKYVDKLKLEYTSEENNHEFEDDDSEIELEDDRGKNCAASPK; encoded by the exons atgGGTTTGCTGTGTCAAATATTAATCAATAGAACAGACGAAGGTGTGTTCAGATCTGGACAAACTGTAACAGGAACACTGAAGTATTATATAGAAAAACCAACGAGATACAATAGTATCGATATTTCGTTTGTAGGCAAAGGCCGTTGCGAATGGAGCGAAGGGAGTGGAAAAAGCAGAACATACTATagcaacaaagaaaaatattttactgcacAACAGAATTTATACACTCCCAAAGGTGACGAAATGCTGAAACCTGGATCATTTGAATATCCATTTGAGTTCATAGTGCCATACAATATACCATCGTCCTTTAAGAATTCCACATGTACAATAGAATATAAAGTGATCGTGAAATTTGCTAAAAGAAAACTATTTAGTTCTGGTGACAGCTTTGAAACTGTAATTCCTATTAGTGGTTGTGTTAGCTCATCACTCCAAGAGCCTTTATTATTTGGGTTAAGAAAAACCCTCACGTCTTTTAaatcaaagagtaaagtaagAGTGAACGCAGAAATAGACAAAGTTCTAGTTGCCCCGGGAGAGAACTTTAATCTGAGGCTCACGATATTCAACGACTCAAATGTCTCTCTAATCGTCATAACAGAACTCTTGACATTCTTCACCTATGTATCTGATTGTGGACATACAATGGTTGAGTCGGTGCCTATAGAAGCGACAAAATcaaattcaacaaaaataaaggcaGAAAGTAAGAcggaact agtatgtaATGTACCAACATTAACGAGTATGTACTCGATACAGCATACAAAGATACTGATAGGACAATATAAGGTGAGAGTTATGGTGAAATTACCATTTCCTCATGTTAATGCTGCAGTGGCGATACCGGTGGAAATTGGACAGATTGGAAATCCTCCCCAGATTGTTGTTCCTCCAGATCTTGAGAACCCCTCTACTTCCTACGGTCTAACAGAAAAGAATTACAGATTCAAACATGAAGAGAATGGTAAcgattttaaaaattgcaatgaaaaaataaaatcagaatATGAAAGTGAAAAAGGTGACGAAAATGAAGACAGTGATGAAGACGGTAAAACTTATTATGAGCAATTTGATTTAGAATATACAAATGACGAAgagttaataaaatatgttgacAAATTGAAATTAGAATATACAAGTGAGGAGAACAATCATGAGTTTGAAGACGATGACAGCGAAATTGAATTGGAAGACGATAGGGGAAAAAATTGTGCCGCATCACCGAAATGA
- the LOC124630099 gene encoding arrestin domain-containing protein 3-like: MSVKCQILLSDTKDDVFRAGLPISGTLQYSLETATKYDSIDISLIGKGWCRWSEKDCDSVHFFHNKEDLVSLTKNIFKAKLGDETVQAGKYEYPFKFLLPEDLPSSFKNKTCTIMYKVITKFVEPGSLNVTDKFDVEVPVRGYVSPCSPEPLVFGLKKYLFSFTSKNQVTVKAIIDKTFLQPGENITLKLTINNDSDVPVNILTELYASFTYTSCKEKRHIRKFSREPVKSTAGVSPTLKEKSVSNLTCVVPTWTSYTIQNSSILKREYFVTVTARFPFPHFNEYVRIPVVIGEKKEDYKAAIESSKDDEPVIEVLSKCDKYNDQNVATHFGEPINKWTLKSHMC, from the coding sequence ATGAGTGTAAAGTGTCAAATATTACTGAGTGATACAAAAGATGATGTGTTTAGAGCCGGGCTACCAATATCTGGTACACTACAGTATTCATTAGAAACAGCGACAAAGTACGATAGTATAGATATTTCTTTAATCGGCAAAGGATGGTGCCGCTGGTCAGAAAAGGACTGCGATAGCGTGCACTTCTTCCACAACAAAGAAGACCTCGTATcacttactaaaaatatattcaaagccAAGCTAGGCGATGAAACAGTTCAAGCAGGAAAGTATGAATATCCATTCAAATTCTTACTACCAGAAGATTTGCCATCATCATTTAAGAATAAAACCTGCACAATAATGTATAAAGTTATCACTAAGTTCGTAGAACCAGGCTCATTGAACGTTACAGATAAGTTCGATGTAGAAGTACCAGTGCGAGGCTATGTAAGCCCGTGTTCCCCGGAGCCACTAGTATTTGGATTGAAGAAGTATCTTTTTTCTTTCACATCGAAAAATCAAGTTACTGTTAAAGCGATTAtagataaaacctttttacaacCAGGAGAAAATATAACCCTAAAGCTTACAATAAACAATGACTCGGATGTGCCAGTAAATATCTTGACCGAACTTTATGCATCATTTACATACACATCTTGTAAAGAGAAAAGACATATACGAAAATTTTCAAGAGAACCAGTGAAATCTACTGCTGGAGTTTCTCcgactttaaaagaaaagagtGTGTCAAATTTAACGTGTGTAGTACCAACTTGGACGAGTTATACTATACAGAATTCTAGTATACTTAAAAGAGAATACTTTGTAACAGTTACTGCTAGATTTCCATTTCCACATTTTAATGAGTATGTGAGAATACCAGTAGTGATTGGAGAGAAGAAAGAAGATTATAAAGCTGCAATCGAAAGTAGTAAGGATGATGAACCTGTGATAGAAGTCTTAAGTAAATGTGATAAATATAACGACCAAAACGTTGCCACACATTTTGGGGAACCAATAAATAAGTGGACTTTGAAATCACACATGTGTTGA